A genomic stretch from Schistosoma haematobium chromosome 4, whole genome shotgun sequence includes:
- the LRIT1 gene encoding Leucine-rich repeat, immunoglobulin-like domain and transmembrane domain-containing protein 1 (EggNog:ENOG41KOG0619~COG:T) has translation MINLQYLDISHNNLRGYTEVSEMNSINNNESIHRHSKLINRNKSIDFNDNNNEKLDNVQLPKEMNRLIHLKTLKISSCDLKFIPKIIFQIISLTKLDLSENWTNELPTMIGNLLELRCLVAKRMGLSTLPIQIINCSKLRTINLYGNEITSLPDEFSKLYKLKALHLDYRHFIKALIKPRKVSKVKMVNFIDSTDEAGENNITIEVNKPRKSIVAEETAISIAERLDTLLRSGQMKSHHIPTVIFKLRRLTTLHLDRCQLNFIPENLTLLKRLRELYLSRNYFREIPQGLFTLCNTLEYLDLSENKLDGEDDKSVLLPKDFGAKFQMLKVLKLSSMNLTCLQNGVLCGMIGLELLDLSRNKISQLPDDINSLISLEELFLSENKLTSLPNTICQLKELRTLDVSYNQLSTLPGDLYLLKNIQISHLYKGLNRSGLWLQGNPLTSIPQNLWKTIDTKHLWKYLEDQKLKELSNIKPTKIFIIGDKLSGKSTLIKRLVKESSINLSTQISLPSLLENFSIEYKSINQNIPNNVELPLEWSPILINHCSSPNGFKVIFYEITLPQLCYLDHNHSSLCNQYSGLELILPHILYINSFYILLFNTNLLVENLQQTIHNLYFHLLQLRMYAPGSIIKLVGTHCDQIDPYKPFPQNSINVNEIIEEQNHSLEKNKLENPLITIQNNESDDNIKSTQNGVCNVLQKYIINTIEYLSKCTESFNLPNLYKHEANNKITVLENISFVNLSLTLSKHLTASSPKDKLHVTNQSYLITTTNIDELWSEIEHRINYTYQTLYKDCFIPKSWYSLIVYIRDKLKSYFMVKLNLQSEQNNENCSSSKIGNNQLTLDKTFFDEMKIDNIEDCLNYYHSIGQFLYFSKHKYLKNYLILHPTVFLTIINGIINPQVITSAYYDMNNSSKSLYLRWYLSAISGYSNESLKEYLSLWDHHKSIPYQLIRCLLPPFGYRTCKSISSNKSHQQTIQQHRLLQNKRNHHLDVPSHRQVSKFAMRSSAKSKSPIGFLKQVETEKDYFSLSVNSISEPNLSINSVLLLTDLLEAGFKLHDLILVNDHLKNVQLNNPKPYMIYPCIFSDNNSMEFLCNNTINYIDLTTQYKIEENEYVLEIWFPLGRPMGYFNRLSVNLCKVICDQTKYIEFCDSIPDLKYTEKVISNVSVVIHNTFIVTYDYTKIILEEVTVDGSQFSLSKCDILYGIRCIQQTTQTFIPIDSVQSNDIAFNPFQWFIETCNKLNDEAQGIVWFWSK, from the exons ATAGGTAACTTGTTGGAGTTACGTTGTCTAGTGGCTAAACGAATGGGACTAAGTACATTACCAATACAGATCATTAATTGCTCTAAATTACGTACAATAAATTTATATGGAAATGAGATAACGTCACTTCCGGATGAATTTTCAAAACTTTATAAATTAAAAGCCTTGCATTTAGATTATCGACACTTTATAAAAGCTTTGATTAAACCAAGGAAAGTTTCCAAAGTTAAAATGGTTAATTTTATTGACTCAACTGATGAAGCTGGAGAAAATAATATTACAATAGAAGTAAATAAACCAAGAAAATCTATTGTAGCAGAAGAAACTGCAATTTCAATTGCTGAACGACTAGATACATTACTTCGATCAGGTCAAATGAAATCACATCATATACCGACCGTCATTTTTAAACTACGAAGACTCACT ACATTACATCTTGATCGTTGCCAGTTAAACTTTATTCCAGAAAACTTAACATTACTAAAGAGACTTCGTGAACTGTATTTATCAAGAAATTATTTCAGAGAAATTCCACAAGGATTGTTTACATTATGCAATACACTGGAATACTTAGATTTATCTGAGAACAAATTAGATGGTGAAGATGATAAGTCAGTTTTATTACCAAAAGATTTTGGAGCTAAGTTTCAAATGCTTAAAGTATTAAAATTGTCTTCAATGAATTTAACTTGTTTGCAAAATGGAGTACTATGTGGAATGATTGGATTAGAACTATTAGATTTAAGTCGAAATAAA ATAAGTCAATTACCTGATGATATAAATAGCTTGATTAGTCTTGAAGAATTATTTctctctgaaaataaacttacatCACTGCCAAATACAATATGTCAACTCAAAGAACTTAGAACACTTGATGTAAGCTATAATCAGTTATCAACTTTACCTGGAGATTTATATTTACTCAAAAATATCCAGATATCTCACTTGTACAAAGGATTGAATAGATCTGGTCTTTGGCTTCAAGGTAATCCATTAACCAGTATACCACAAAATTTATGGAAAACAATAGATACTAAACATTTATGGAAATATTTAGAA GATCAAAAGTTAAAagaattatcaaatataaaacCAACTAAAATTTTCATAATTGGTGATAAATTATCTGGAAAATCAACATTAATCAAACGTTTAGTGAAAGAGAGTTCAATCAATTTAAGTACACAGATTAGTTTACCTTCACTACTTGAAAATTTTTCAATTGAATATAAATCTATCAATCAAAATATTCCAAATAATGTTGAATTACCATTAGAATGGTCACCAATATTAATCAATCATTGTTCATCACCAAATGGATTTAAagttatattttatgaaattacATTACCTCAATTATGTTATTTAGATCATAATCATTCTTCTTTATGTAATCAATATTCTGGATTAGAATTAATTCTACcacatattttatatattaacagCTTCTATATATTGCttttcaatacaaatttattagttgaaaatTTACAACAAACAATTCATAATCTATATTTCCATTTACTTCAATTGAGAATGTATGCACCAggttcaattattaaattagtaGGAACACATTGTGATCAAATTGATCCATATAAGCCTTTTCCACAGAACTCTATCAATGTTAATGAAATCATTGAAGAACAAAATCAttcattagaaaaaaataaattagaaaacCCACTGATAACTATTCAAAACAATGAATCAGATGACAATATAAAAAGTACTCAAAACGGTGTTTGTAACGTACTTCAAAAATACATAATAAATACTATTGAATATTTGTCAAAATGCACTGAATCATTTAATTTGCCTAATCTGTACAAACATGAagcaaataataaaataaccgTTTTAGAAAATATCTCTTTTGTTAATCTATCTCTGACATTATCTAAACATCTTACTGCTTCTTCTCCTAAAGATAAACTACATGTTACAAATCAATCATACTTGATCACTACCACTAACATAGACGAATTATGGAGTGAAATTGAACACCGAATAAATTATACTTATCAGACATTATATAAAGATTGTTTCATTCCTAAATCATGGTATTCTTTAATCGTTTATATACGAGATAAACTGaaatcatattttatggtaaaaCTTAACTTACAATCagaacaaaataatgaaaactgTTCATCATCTAAAATTGGTAATAATCAGTTAActttagacaaaacattttttgACGAAATGAAAATTGATAACATTGAGgattgtttaaattattatcattcgaTCGGTCAATTTCTCTATTTTTCAAAACATAAGTATTTaaagaattatttaattttacatCCAACAGTATTTCTTACCATCATTAATGGTATAATAAATCCACAAGTAATAACTTCCGCTTATTATGATATGAACAACAGTAGTAAGAGTTTATATCTTAGATGGTACTTAAGTGCAATATCTGGTTATTCAAATGAAAGtttaaaagaatatttgagTTTATGGGACCATCATAAATCAATTCCATATCAACTGATACGTTGTCTACTTCCTCCATTTGGATATCGTACGTGTAAATCAATTTCATCCAATAAATCTCATCAACAAACAATACAACAACACCGTTTGCTTCAAAACAAACGAAATCATCACTTAGATGTACCATCACATCGTCAAGTAAGTAAATTTGCCATGAGGTCTTCAGCTAAATCAAAATCACCTATAGGTTTtttaaaacaagttgaaacTGAGAAAGATTATTTCAGTCTATCAGTTAATTCAATTAGTGAACCAAATTTATCAATTAATAGTGTTTTACTACTGACAGATCTATTGGAAGCTGGATTTAAACTTCATGATTTGATTTTAGTTAAtgatcatttgaaaaatgtacaactaaaCAATCCTAAACCTTATATGATATATCCTTGTAtattttctgataataattcaatggaatttttatgtaataatacaataaattacATAGATTTGACCACACAATATAAAATAGAAGAAAATGAATATGTACTTGAAATATGGTTTCCATTAGGTCGtcctatgggttattttaatcgACTTTCAGTTAACTTATGCAAAGTAATATGTGATCAAACAAAATACATTGAATTTTGTGATTCGATCCCAGATTTAAAATATACAGAAAAAGTTATATCAAATGTTTCAGTTGTTATACATAATACATTTATTGTTACCTACGACTATACTAAAATTATATTGGAAGAAGTAACTGTTGATGGAAGCCAATTTTCTCTATCTAAATGTGATATCCTATATGGAATTAGATGTATACAACAAACTACACAAACATTTATACCTATTGATAGTGTACAGTCAAATGATATTGCTTTTAATCCATTTCAATGGTTCATTGAAACATGTAACAAGTTAAATGATGAAGCACAAGGTATTGTTTGGTTTTGGTCTAAATAA
- the ARMC6 gene encoding Armadillo repeat-containing protein 6 (EggNog:ENOG410V7C4~COG:S): MIKYEDGHPSALAIKKLQRLLEVDHETSELLEALQSLQLPGNSDFAVRKLLIDMSSVDILLNLFDLYTPVGDYCLCTLLLNVLSRIIKGRSESVGEKHIQKLINSLSKLINELEENPSTDSKFSLIAAIYSVLHLSCTKNERNRTFISQTQTVAQTINFFMRIAELFDDLPFNTFYTALKEGCGFLRSLTLDDDLDVEFGLGSENARTIAKSDLCLEVFVKLISSKHSAVFYSLFLFISR, from the exons ATGATCAAGTATGAAGACGGCCATCCGAGTGCTCTAGCTATCAAAAAACTTCAAAGGCTTTTAGAGGTTGACCATGAAACTTCCGAGTTGCTGGAAGCTTTGCAATCCTTACAGCTACCAGGAAACTCCGACTTTGCTGTCCGCAAATTGTTAATCGATATGAGTTCTGTAGATATCTTACTAAACCTTTTTGATCTCTATACTCCAGTTGGGGACTATTGTCTATGTACTTTACTGTTGAATGTGTTGTCCAGAATAATTAAAGGTCGTTCCGAATCTGTTGGTGAAAAACATATCCAAA AGTTAATAAATTCACTCTccaaattaattaatgaattggAAGAAAACCCATCTACCGATTCAAAGTTCAGTTTAATTGCTGCAATCTACTCAGTGTTACATCTTAGTTGCACGAAAAATGAAAGGAATAGAACTTTTATTTCCCAAACTCAAACTGTCGCTCAGACCATAAATTTTTTCATGAGAATCGCAGAATTGTTTGACGATCTCCCTTTTAATACTTTCTATACTGCATTAAAAGAAGGATGCGGATTCTTACGATCACTAACCCTCGATGATGATTTAGACGTTGAATTCGGTCTAGGAAGTGAAAATGCTCGTACCATAGCTAAAAGTGACTTGTGTTTGGAAGTATTTGTCAAGTTAATATCAAGTAAACATTCTGCAGTATTTTATAGCTTGTTTCTATTCATTTCGCGTTGA